One window from the genome of Natronomonas salsuginis encodes:
- a CDS encoding helix-turn-helix domain-containing protein, which translates to MTKYSTGGIGGDSGGACELCGADGTPLQTETVAGATLEVCAECARHGETKRSTSASANDGRASDRRRKAAQNAARLDDARTIETDWESGTDYEDDPLPYLVRGYGQLVEEARQNAGLQTDELAIELGVDEDDLVAVEQGRAARANVGGSVIDALEERLDIELSDE; encoded by the coding sequence ATGACGAAATACTCCACCGGCGGTATCGGAGGTGACTCCGGTGGTGCCTGCGAACTCTGTGGGGCCGACGGGACGCCGTTGCAAACCGAAACCGTCGCCGGGGCGACGCTCGAGGTCTGTGCGGAGTGCGCCCGACACGGCGAGACGAAGCGGTCGACGTCGGCCTCCGCGAACGACGGGCGGGCGAGCGATCGCCGTCGGAAGGCCGCACAGAACGCCGCCAGACTCGACGACGCTCGAACCATCGAAACGGACTGGGAGAGCGGCACCGATTACGAGGACGATCCGCTGCCGTATCTGGTTCGCGGCTACGGACAGCTCGTCGAGGAGGCCCGTCAGAACGCGGGACTCCAGACCGACGAACTCGCGATCGAACTCGGTGTCGACGAGGACGACCTCGTGGCGGTCGAACAGGGCCGTGCGGCCCGCGCGAACGTCGGCGGATCGGTCATCGACGCGCTGGAAGAACGGCTCGACATCGAACTGTCCGACGAGTAG
- a CDS encoding DUF420 domain-containing protein — protein MTTGDTMVRAWAREHVPALTAILSIASLALVFGAALQVIPAAALPRVESLLNAIPHVNAIISLSAIGTILLGVREIRRGNVDRHRALMLASFALFAAFLLLYLYRVTLVGPSDFPGPSAVRTYLYLPFLAIHIALAVICIPFVFYALLSAGTRSVSEIYGTNHRRAGRVAASLWLVSFSMGIVIYALLYHVY, from the coding sequence ATGACGACCGGCGATACGATGGTTCGTGCGTGGGCTCGCGAGCACGTCCCTGCGTTGACCGCTATCCTGTCGATCGCCTCGCTCGCGCTCGTCTTCGGCGCAGCGTTACAGGTGATTCCTGCCGCGGCACTTCCCCGCGTTGAATCGCTGTTGAACGCGATTCCGCACGTAAACGCGATCATCAGTCTGAGCGCGATCGGGACGATCCTCCTCGGCGTCCGCGAGATCAGACGCGGAAACGTCGACCGACATCGAGCGCTGATGCTCGCCAGCTTCGCCCTGTTCGCGGCGTTTTTGCTGCTGTATCTCTACCGCGTCACGCTCGTCGGCCCCAGCGACTTCCCGGGGCCGAGCGCGGTGCGAACGTACCTGTATCTCCCGTTCCTCGCGATCCACATCGCACTCGCCGTAATCTGTATCCCGTTCGTGTTTTACGCGCTGTTGTCCGCCGGCACGCGATCGGTGTCGGAGATCTACGGGACGAACCACCGTCGAGCCGGCCGGGTGGCCGCGAGCCTGTGGCTCGTCTCCTTCTCGATGGGGATCGTGATCTACGCGCTGTTGTATCACGTCTACTGA
- a CDS encoding DUF7836 family putative zinc-binding protein, protein METYVRLLCPECGKAWQKSPNELPEPARTFHCPGCHASRRLSEFARTEHDLQTLKAL, encoded by the coding sequence ATGGAAACGTACGTCCGTCTCCTGTGCCCCGAGTGCGGTAAGGCGTGGCAAAAGTCGCCCAACGAACTCCCGGAACCCGCCCGAACCTTCCACTGTCCGGGCTGTCACGCGAGTCGTCGACTCTCGGAGTTCGCGCGGACCGAACACGATCTGCAGACGCTCAAAGCGCTCTGA
- a CDS encoding transcription initiation factor IIB: MSDTKIRTYTEKSRTEPTERVDSTESVSTCPECGARLEADSEHGETVCTECGLVVEEDSIDRGPEWRAFDSAEKDQKSRVGAPTTNMMHDKGLSTNIGWQDKDAYGKQLSTRQRQKMQRLRTWNERFRTRDSKERNLKQALGEIDRMASALGLPENVRETASVIYRRALDENLLPGRSIEGVSTAALYTAARQAGVPRSLDEIERVSRVDRMELTRTYRYIIRELNLEVAPADPESYIPRFVSDLDLSDEVERRARELIDAARGDGLLSGKSPVGLAAAAVYAAALLCNEKVTQNDVSEVADISEVTIRNRYKELLEAGEIATA, from the coding sequence ATGAGTGACACCAAAATTCGAACCTACACGGAGAAGAGCCGAACCGAACCGACGGAGCGAGTAGACAGCACGGAGTCCGTCTCCACCTGTCCCGAGTGTGGTGCCCGTTTGGAAGCTGACTCGGAGCACGGGGAGACGGTGTGCACGGAGTGCGGCCTGGTGGTCGAAGAGGACTCGATCGACCGTGGCCCGGAGTGGCGCGCCTTCGATAGCGCCGAGAAGGATCAAAAATCCCGCGTGGGTGCCCCGACGACCAACATGATGCACGACAAGGGGCTCTCCACCAACATCGGTTGGCAGGACAAAGACGCCTACGGGAAGCAGCTCTCGACTCGTCAGCGCCAGAAGATGCAGCGACTCCGCACGTGGAACGAGCGTTTTCGCACGCGCGACTCCAAAGAGCGCAATCTCAAGCAGGCGCTCGGCGAGATCGACCGGATGGCGAGCGCGCTCGGCCTCCCCGAGAACGTCCGCGAAACAGCCAGCGTCATCTACCGCCGCGCGCTCGACGAAAACCTGCTGCCCGGCCGCTCCATCGAGGGCGTCTCCACCGCCGCGCTGTACACCGCGGCCCGGCAGGCCGGCGTCCCGCGCAGCCTCGATGAAATAGAGCGCGTCTCCCGCGTCGATCGGATGGAGTTGACTCGGACGTATCGATACATCATCCGAGAACTGAATCTCGAGGTCGCCCCCGCGGATCCGGAGAGCTACATCCCCCGGTTCGTGAGCGATCTCGATCTCTCCGACGAGGTCGAACGACGCGCTCGCGAACTCATCGACGCCGCACGCGGCGACGGGCTCCTCTCCGGAAAGTCGCCGGTCGGGCTGGCGGCGGCGGCCGTCTACGCCGCCGCGTTGCTCTGCAACGAGAAGGTCACGCAAAACGATGTCAGCGAGGTCGCTGACATCTCCGAGGTCACTATCCGAAACCGGTACAAGGAACTCCTCGAAGCGGGCGAAATCGCGACCGCGTAG
- a CDS encoding DUF357 domain-containing protein, whose amino-acid sequence MPADLEEKTDRYETLLSSALEAAEIAPQEGTPLYEAAVEFREMAASYLEDGRHFRTQGDPVNALASFSYGHGWMDAGARIGVFEVPTDGHLFTV is encoded by the coding sequence ATGCCTGCTGATCTCGAAGAGAAGACCGACCGGTACGAAACGCTGCTTTCGTCGGCGCTCGAAGCCGCCGAAATCGCACCACAGGAGGGAACACCGCTGTACGAGGCGGCCGTCGAGTTTCGCGAAATGGCGGCTTCGTATCTCGAAGATGGTCGGCATTTTCGGACACAGGGCGATCCGGTGAACGCCCTCGCGTCGTTCTCGTACGGCCACGGCTGGATGGACGCGGGCGCACGAATCGGTGTGTTCGAAGTCCCGACGGATGGGCACCTCTTCACCGTGTGA
- a CDS encoding PadR family transcriptional regulator yields the protein MHDLTGFQRDLLYVIAGLEEPHGLAIKEELEDYYEKEIHHGRLYPNLDTLVEKGLVEKGQRDRRTNFYTLTRRGRREIDARRDWEDQYVDIE from the coding sequence ATGCACGACCTGACAGGATTTCAGCGTGACCTACTGTACGTGATTGCCGGTCTCGAAGAACCTCACGGATTGGCGATCAAAGAGGAACTCGAGGACTACTACGAAAAGGAGATCCACCACGGACGGCTCTATCCGAACCTCGACACCCTCGTCGAGAAGGGCCTCGTCGAGAAGGGCCAGCGGGACCGACGAACGAACTTCTACACGCTCACCCGACGCGGCCGTCGAGAGATCGATGCCAGACGCGACTGGGAGGACCAGTACGTCGACATCGAATAG
- a CDS encoding DUF7117 family protein → MKIRGQRECKACGTQWSYYETGEISCPSCGSHHSVGTDDERTLHTATSATLDLTPLRGNVDSEPIGRLADRASDRARGFTRGYGFIDAGRLRPLDDAYLAAMELKHVAAELGRRLTVDEDEEWYFSGLLRADEGDRPDNDSVPRSLRAARGLACANAVREYRADLRSYVQEHPDSAVDGALERLGTHIKRIRALDGDVPPPEAERLVAAARSIGRYLIDGDEGELTLAESRLDSLE, encoded by the coding sequence ATGAAGATCCGCGGCCAACGGGAGTGCAAGGCGTGTGGGACCCAGTGGTCGTACTACGAGACGGGCGAGATATCCTGCCCGTCGTGTGGGAGCCACCACAGCGTGGGCACCGACGACGAGCGGACTCTCCACACGGCCACGTCGGCGACGCTGGATCTGACGCCGCTTCGCGGGAACGTCGATTCGGAGCCGATCGGTAGGCTCGCCGACCGTGCCAGCGATCGAGCGCGTGGGTTCACTCGGGGATACGGATTCATCGACGCCGGGCGGCTCCGGCCGCTCGACGACGCGTATCTGGCGGCGATGGAACTCAAGCACGTCGCCGCAGAACTCGGCCGGCGGCTGACCGTCGACGAGGACGAGGAGTGGTACTTCAGCGGCTTGCTGCGCGCCGACGAGGGGGATCGACCCGACAACGACTCGGTTCCGCGATCGTTGCGGGCCGCTCGCGGGCTCGCGTGCGCCAACGCGGTTCGGGAGTATCGAGCCGACCTTCGGAGCTACGTTCAGGAACATCCGGATTCCGCCGTAGACGGCGCGCTAGAGCGGCTCGGTACCCACATCAAGCGGATCCGCGCGCTTGATGGGGACGTGCCGCCGCCGGAGGCTGAGAGGCTTGTGGCGGCGGCACGTTCCATCGGCCGCTACCTGATCGACGGTGACGAAGGGGAGCTGACGCTGGCCGAATCGCGGCTCGATTCGCTCGAGTAA
- a CDS encoding NUDIX domain-containing protein, with product MPSIDDLSARYGDCYRKVERVEIDPERFEKGVARGDDGGWGVGALVVHDGRGLFVREGETWLLPGGRLEAAETPEAGARREIHEETGLDIDIVGLGAIAEQTFVRRDSNASYEFRFVTFVARPTEPRSVLRSGPTDPAIDAVEWFSSVPEHTFDRDLVRRLFGTYV from the coding sequence ATGCCCTCGATCGACGATCTATCCGCACGGTACGGCGATTGCTACCGCAAGGTCGAACGCGTGGAGATCGATCCGGAACGCTTCGAGAAAGGAGTCGCCCGTGGCGACGACGGCGGCTGGGGCGTCGGTGCGCTCGTCGTGCACGACGGCCGCGGGCTGTTCGTCCGCGAGGGCGAGACGTGGCTGCTCCCCGGCGGTCGCCTCGAAGCCGCCGAGACGCCCGAGGCCGGCGCTCGTCGGGAAATTCACGAGGAGACCGGCCTCGACATCGATATCGTCGGGCTCGGCGCGATCGCCGAACAGACGTTCGTCCGACGCGACTCGAATGCGTCCTACGAGTTTCGGTTCGTCACGTTCGTCGCCCGTCCGACCGAGCCGCGTTCCGTTCTTCGGAGCGGCCCCACCGACCCAGCCATCGACGCCGTCGAGTGGTTCTCGAGCGTCCCGGAGCACACGTTCGATCGGGATCTCGTCCGTCGGCTCTTCGGTACGTACGTTTAA